The DNA sequence GGCTCGCTCGTCGCGTTCGCCGTCTCTGCGATCGGCTTCCTGGCGATCAGCGGTGCGGCCAACGGCCCGCTGGGTTCCTTCTTCGCCGAGCTGTACCGCACCCACTACCGCTACACGGCCGCAGCCCTCAGCTACAACGTGGGTGCTGTGCTGGGCGGCGGTGTACCGCCGCTCATCATCGCCTCGATGGTCGCGTCGCTCGGCATCATGTCCCTGGCCTGGTTCCTCGCGGGGGTGGGAGCGTTCAGCGTGGCCTGTCTCCTGCTGTTGTCCGAGACCCGGACCCGGAAGCTCGACGCCGACCACGAGGTCAGCGGTCGACGGGGCGACGGTCCGGAGTGTGATCGCCGACCTGATAGCGGGGCCGTCGGAGCGCAGGCCCCGGAACAGAGCTCGAACTGAGGGAACGGACATGACTGGACTGAAACTGGACGAGAGCCGGGTCGCGGTCGTCACCGGTGGCGCGTCCGGGATCGGTGCCGCAATCGTCGACGAGCTCCTGGCCCGCGGGGTCGAGGTGGCAGTCCTGGACGTCGACGAGGCCGCGCTGAGGGACTTGGTCGACCGGGTTGAGGCAGCGGGCCGTCGCGTGAGGGTTTACCCGTGCGACGTGGCTGACTGGATGGCTGTGGAAGCTGCGGCGGCCGACATCCTCGCGGATCTCGGCCGGGTGGACGTACTGTGCGCGAACGCCGGGGTTGCCGGCCACCGGACTCCGCTGTGGCGGCAGGATCCCGCTGAGATGGAGCGGGTGCTTCGGGTGAACGTGCTCGGCGTGACCAACGCGATTCGCGCCTTCGTCCCGCAGATGGTGGAGCGGCGCGCCGGACACGTAGCGGTGACGGGCTCCTACCTGGCGTTCGTCACCCGCTCCGGCGGCGGCAACGCGGCGTACGCCTCCACCAAGCACGCTGACCTCGCGATCTGCGAGGTACTGGCCGAGGAATTCGCGCACCTCGACATTCCCGTCGGGGTCAGCATGGTGGCACCCGGTCCGGTTGCCACCCCGCTGCAGGCCACGGCGACCACTCCGGCAGACCATGCCGATGCGTTGCCGCCTGCGAAGAAGATCCTGGACTTCGTGAAGGCCTCGGACGTCGCGGCCGCCACCATTCTTGCCATCGAGGAGGGGCGATCCTCCGTCCTGGTCGACGCCGCGACAACTGAGTACGTCCGCTTGCGGCTGACGGCCCGCCTCGAATCGCTGACCAGCGCGTGAGCGGCAACCGACGCATGACAGCACACAGCTGTCCTGAGAGCGTGGCCTCTGAGTGCCACCAGACAGGAGTGACGAAATGACCCAGTCGACCGTTCATGGTGACAAGCCAGTGCTGGTCACCGGTGCGGCGGGGTTCCTGGGCGCGCGCATCGTCGAGCAGCTCGCCGCGAGCGGGCGTCCGGTGCGCGCCGTCGACGCGGGGACCACGGACCGGGCGGCGGCGCTCGCGGACCTTCCCGGGGTCACGAGCGAGCGGATGGACCTCCGCGACACGGCCGCGCTGGAGTCGGCCGTGCAGGGCGCCGATGCCGTGGTGCATCTCGCGGCGCTGCGCCCCAAGGCGACCCAGTCCCGCCCGCAGGAGTCGTTCCAGGTCAACGTCGGGGTGTCCTACGACCTCATGCGGCTCGCAGCGGAACACGATGTCCGGCGGATCGTCTTCGGGTCCTCGCACAGCGTCTACGGCTCGTTCAAGACGCCCCGGGCTTTCCGATGGCGCGAGGACGACCTGCCGCCGAGTGCGGACCTGGGGATGTACGGCGCCAGCAAGATCGCGGCGGAGGCATACCTCAACGCGTTCGCGGCGGCGGGCGGCCCCACTTACGTCTCCACTCGGCTCGCAACGCTGTACGGTCCCCAGTCCAACCGGGACAACTCGCTGGCGGGCATCATGCTCGACGTGCTGGCCGCGGTCCGGCGGGGGGAGCGGCCGGTGGTCCGCTGGGCGCCCGATGCCTTGCACGATCTGGTCTACGTCGACGACGCTGCCCGGGCCATGATCGCTGCGGTGAACCTGCCCGACGACCGGGCGAACCTGGCGGTCAACGTCGTCGGCGAGCCGGTCAGCTCCACGGAGGCCTTCGGCACCCTGGTCGAGCTCGGCGGCGGTGACCCGGAGTCCATCGACTGGCAGCCCGAACTCAGCCGCTTCCAGCTCACCAGCCCGGATCTCATGCGGTCGGTGCTGGGTCCGGTGCTGACCACGGACCTGCGCACGGGCCTGGGCGAGTTCGTGAAGTGGGCAGCGACCCTGCCACCCGCGAGGACGACGGATGCCGTCGTCGGGGCGGTGTGATCTGTTGGACGCCCGTTTCCTGCGCCGGACCAGCTCCGGCAGGCCGGACGAGTTCGGGACGATCTTCCCGCCCGACCCGGACTGGTTGCGCCTGACCCCGCCCGAGCCCTCCGAGCTCGACATCCCTGTCGTCGACGCCCACCACCATCTGTGGAACCTGCCTGGCTACGACTACGACCTGCCCGAGCTGCTCGCCGACCTCGACCAGGTCCCGGCGGTGGCGGGCACCGTCTACGTGGAGTGCGCCTCGCACTACCGCGCCGACGGGCCCGCAGAGTTCCGCCCGGTGGGGGAGACCGAGCATGTGGTCGCGCTGATCGCGGCCGGCGATCCAAGGATCGCTGCGGGCATCGTCGGGTTCGCCGACCTCGACCTCGGTGATGCGGTCGCCCCCGTCCTCGAGGCCCACGTCGAGGCGGGGGAGGGGCGGTTCCGCGGCATCCGCTTCGGCACCGGCTGGGATGAAAGCCCGGACATCCAGAACACCCAGACCGGCCGGAGGCCGGGGATGCTCCGCGAGGAGACCGTCCACGCCGGTGCGCGCCGATTGGCCGCGCTGGACCTGAGTCTGGACGTGTGGCTGTTCCATCACCAGCTCGGTGACGTCGCGACGCTGGCCGAAGCGGTGCCGGATCTGCGCATCGTGCTCGACCACTGTGGAGGACCGCTCGGCTACGGGCCCTACGCGGACGATCGAGCGGGCAACTTCATGCTCTGGCGGGCGGGCCTGCGGGAGGTCGCGGCACGCCCGAACGTCTGGTGCAAGATCGGCGGGCTGGTGGCTCGTGGCGCGGCCTTCGACTATCTGACCGCGACCCGGCCACCGTCATCACAGGAGCTTGCGCTTATCTGGCGCCCCTGGGTGGAGGCCTGCATCGAGGAGTTCGGCGCCGACCGGTGCCTGTTCGAGAGCAACTTCCCGGTGGACAAGATGGGCGTCTCCTATGGCCTGCTGTGGAACTGCTACCACCTGCTCACCGAGGGGGCCTCGGAAGACGAGAGGCGCCGGTTGTTCGCGGAGAGCGCACGCGATGTCTACCGGCTGGCGTGACCCCGATCTGCTGCGTGTCGCGCACGGGCTCTGCGCTGTCCGGCACATGCCGGACTTCTGACCTGTCGGGATCGTGAAAGGGTGACATGGGCAACAGACTTACTGTCCTGAGGGCTACGACCGGGAACCCGTCGATGCGCGCAGAGGAGACATTCACGGGTGAGGCATGGCGCGACCCGCTCGTGCCCCTGGGTGACGGCGTGTCGATCGGTAACGTGTTCTTCTCGCCGTGCGCACGGACCTACTGGCACGAGCACGACGGCGGCCAGCTGTTGTTCGTGCTCGCTGGTAGCGGCCTCGTCTGCACTGCGGACGAGACCATCGCGGTCGGTGCCGGCGACCGCGTGTGGACGCCGCCCGGCGTCCGCCACTGGCATGGCGCCACTGGCGAACGCTTCATGTTCCACACTGCGATCACCGTGGGCGGGACGACCTGGCAGGAAGAGGTCTCGGAGGAGACCTACAGCGTCGGCTGCGGACGGCGTGACGCACGGTGAGCGGTCAGATGTCACCCAGGGCGCCCGCGCGGCGTTCGGGGGGCGCCCCGCGCTGACGGTGACGGCCATCCACAGTCGGCCCTATCGCCGCCTCGGTCCGCACCGTGGCCGTCCTACTTGCCGACGAGGCGCATGTGCATGTCGTTGTAGCGGTCGCCGTGCACGCCGATACGCGCTGCCGTGGCGTCGAGGTCCGCTACCTCGTCGGCGGACAGAGCGACCTGGGTCGCTCCGGCGTTCTCCTCCACACGCTCGATGCGGCGGGTGCCGGGAATCGGAGTGATCCAAGGGTGCTGGGCGAGCAGCCAAGCCAGGGCGATCTGGCCCGGGGAGACGTTCTTGGCTCGGGCGAGAGCGGCGACATGGTCGACCAGTGCTTGGTTGGCGGCGCGGTTGTCCTGGTTGAACCGGGGAATCGTGGAGCGGATGTCGTCTTCGGCGAACGTGGTCGTGGTGTCGACGGTGCCGGTGAGGAAGCCCTTGCCGAGCGGGCTGAACGGTACAAAGCCGATGCCGAGCTCAGCGAGCGTGGGCAGGACCTCGGGCTCGGGGTCGCGGGTCCACAGGGAATACTCGCTCTGTACCGCGGTCACGGGATGGACGGCGTGAGCCCTGCGGATCGTTGTCGCCGCCGCCTCCGACAGGCCGAAGTGCCGAACTTTGCCGGCCTGGACCAGCTCACCGACCGTGCCCGCGACGTCCTCGATCGGGACGTCGGGATCGACACGGTGCTGGTAAAAGAGGTCGATCGTGTCGGTGCGCAGGCGGCGCAGGGAGGCGTCGGCCACCCGCTTGATCTGCTCGGGCCGGCTGTCGAGCCCGGCCGGCTTGCCGTCCTCGATGCGCCAGCCGAACTTCGTGGCGACGACGGCCTGAGAGCGCACCGGAGCGAGCGCCTCGCCGACCAGTTCTTCGTTGGCATAGGGGCCATAGACCTCCGCGGTGTCGAAGAAGGTGATTCCCCGGTCGACGGCGGCGCGGATCACCCCGACCATGTCCTGCCGGTCGCCGGGGTTGGGGCCGTAGCTCTGGGACATGCCCATACAACCCAGGCCCACGGCCGAGACCTGCAGGCCCTGGCCGAGCGTACGCGTGTGCATTGTGTGTCTCCTCGGGCGGCGACGGTGATCGGGGTCGGGCGGCCGCTGTTCAGCGGCTGCTGGCGCGGTCTGTGGCCGTCGATGCGTCTTCGGTGGCGGCCCAGGCGGCGAGAAGCTGGAGAGCGTCGTGGTCGGGAGTGTGGGGAGGGGCGCTGTAGGCGGTGAGGACGAGGCCGGGTTGCGCGGGTAGTTCCATGGCGTCGAAATCGAGGGTGATTTCTCCGACCTCTGGGTGGCGGAAGGCTTTCCGGCCGGTGTGGTGCAGGCGCACGTTGTGTTTGGCCCAGGCGGCGCGGAATTCCTCGCTGCGGGTGACGAGCTCGCCGAGGAGTCCGGTCAGGTCGCTGTCGTGGGGCGCACGGCCGGCCTCGGTGCGCAGCAGGGAGACGGTGGTGTTCACGGACTCCTCCCAGTGGGGGAAGAAGTCGCGGCCGCCCGGGCTCAGGAACTGGAAGCGGGCGACATTGACCGTCCGGGTGGTGCGGTCGGGGAACAGCGGGGAGTACAGGGCCCGGCCGAGGCGGTTGGTCGCCAGGATGTCCAGGCGGCCGTTGCGGATGAAGGCCGGGGAGTCGGTCATGGAGTCCAGGACACGCAGGACGCTGTCCGGGAGCGGGCCGCGGGCGCGCTTGCCACGGCGAGCGGGGCGCTTGGCGGCGGCGCGGGCCAGGTCGTGGAGGTGGGCGCGTTCGGCGTCGTCCAGCTGAAGGGCGTTTGCGACGGCGTCGAGGACTTCTTCCGAGGCCCCGGCCAGACGGCCGCGTTCCAGGCGGACGTAGTAGTCGCTGCTGACGCCGGCGAGCAGGGCGACTTCTTCGCGGCGGAGGCCCGGTACGCGCCGGTTGCCGCCATAGGTGGGCAGACCGGCCTGCTGCGGGGTGATCTTGGCGCGGCGAGAGGCCAGGAACTCGCGGATGTCGCTCTCGGTACTCACGTATTCCAGGCTAAGCCGGATGGCGCACATGAAGGGGGCCCTGTCAGTACCTGTAACGGCAGACCCTTCCCCGCCTCCTTGACCTGCGGTTTCCTCGATATCGGCAGAGGTCCGGCCCCTGGGATCCACCGGGATGCGGGCTCTGGCCCCGGCCGGACGGCCGCCCCTGCCCCAGGCTGAATCTGGGGCGATTTGCTCGCTTTATGTAACAAGGAGTCACCGCATGCCGAAGCAGTCTGCACCCCAGGAGCTGGCCCAGATCGCGCCCAAGCTCGTCGAGGTCACCAACGAGGTCCTCTTCGGTGACGTCTGGGAGCGGCCCGGGCTCTCCCCGCGGGACCGCAGCCTGGTCACCGTGAGCGTGCTCGCCGCGCTGTACCGCAGCGAGCAGCTGCCGTACCACCTGGGCGTGGCCCTGGAGAACGGGCTGAGCGTGGAGGAGCTGTCCGAGGCGATCACCCACCTGGCCTTCTATGCGGGCTGGCCCAACGCCATGACCGCGATCAACCAGCTCAAGAAGATCGCCGACGAGCGGGACGCCGGCTGACCCGCGGCCTGCCCCTGTCACGAGCTCTGATCATGAAACTGTTGACCAAGCAGCCGACGATGAAGCTGCCGACCGAGTGGTTCACCGGCGACGCGTGGGCCGATGTGATCCACCGCGGTGAGGCGCCCTCCCAGGCCCGCGCGAACGCGGTGCGCTTCGCCCCCGGCGCCCGGACCGCCTGGCACAGCCACGGCCTGGGTCAGACGCTTTACATCGTCGCAGGTATCGCCCTGATCCAGTCCCGCGGCGGCACGATCCTCGAAGCCCACCCGGGCGACGTGATCTGGACCCCGCCGGGCGAGGAGCACTGGCACGGCGCCGCCCCGGACCACTTCATGACGCACATCGCGCTGTGGGAGACCGACGAGGTCGACTGGCTCGAACACGTTGGCGATGACGAGTACGGCGGCCCACGCACCAGCACCCGCCGCTGATCCGAACCCGGACAACCTGTAAGGACGATCATCATGCGCGGAGCCGTTCTCTACGCTCCCGGGGACGTGCGCTTCGAGGAGCGTGCCGACCCCAAGATCATCAACGCGACCGATGCGCTCATTCGTACCGCCGCGACCTGTGTGTGTGGCTCGGACCTGTGGGACTACCGCGGCATCAACCCGGTCGAGCAGCCCACACCGTTCGGCCACGAGTACGTCGGCATCGTTGAGGAAGTCGGCAGCGAGGTGACGGCCGTCAAGCCGGGTCAGTTCGTCATCGGCTCGTTCTTCGCCTCCGACAACACCTGCGCGAACTGCCGCAACGGCTATCAGACCAACTGCTTGCACCGCGAGTTCGTAGGTGCGGAAGGCTGTCAGGCCGAGAAGATCCGCATCCCGCTCGCGGACGGCACCCTGGTCGCCACTCCAGAGCAGCCCGCCGAGGAGCACATTCCCAGCCTGCTGGCCTGCTCCGACGTGATGGGCACCGGCTGGTACGCGGCCGTCGCCGCCGAGGTGCGGCCCGGCGACACGGTCGCGGTGGTCGGCGACGGCGCGGTCGGGCTGTGCGCGGTCATCGCCGCCAGAGAACTGGGCGCGGAGCGGATCATCGCCATGTCCCGGCACGAGCCCCGGCAGAAGCTGGCCCGGGAGTTCGGCGCCACCGACATCGTCGCCGAGCGCGGCGAGGAGGGCATCGCCCGCATCAAGGAGATGACCGGCGGGATCGGCGCCGACCGGGTCCTGGAGTGCGTGGGGACGCAGGAGTCCATGCGGCAGGCGCTGCCCTCGACGCGGCCCGGCGGCCACGTCGGCTTCGTCGGCGTCCCTCACGGCGTGGCGCTCGACGGCCAGGAACTGTTCTACTCCCACGTCGGCCTGCGCGGCGGCCCCGCCCCCGTCCGCGCATTCCTGCCCGACCTGATCGACCGCGTGCTCTCCGGCCGCATCAACCCGGGCAAGGTCTTCGACCTCACCCTGCCGCTCGAACAGGTCGCCGATGCCTACCAGGCCATGGACGAACGGCGCGCCATCAAGGCACTCCTCATGCCCTGAAGCCAGCGGTTGCACAGCACGCCGTGGGAGCCGACCGTGGCCGGCCGGCTGACGCCTGATCGGGGTAGATCCTGACGGAGATCGGGCAGACCTCGACGGATGTGCCCGTCCGCGCCCGCCGGCCGCACATGCTCGGCGTCCCGCACGGGCGAGGACCGTTCTTGCAGGTGCCCCGGCACGGCACGACCCGGCCCTTTGAGGCTGTCGTAGACCGCTGCGCTGTGTACCGATACCGGGCGTACTGCCCCTACCGGATTGGAAGAACCACCCATGACGATGACCTACAACCACCTCGGCCGGACCGGCTTGAAGGTCAGCAGGCTCGGCCTGGGGACCATGAACTTCGGCTGGGTCACCGACGAGCCCACCAGCTTCGCCATCCTCGACCGGGCCGTCGAGGAAGGCATCAACGTCATCGACACCGCCGACGTGTACGGCGGCCCGCAGTCACCCGACATGGCACAGGGCTACGGCCTTTCCGAGGAGATCATCGGCCGCTGGCTGGCCCAGGGCGGCGGCCGACGCGACCAGATCGTGCTGGCCACCAAGCTCTACCAGCCCATGGGCACCGGCCCCAACGACAAGTACCTGTCGGCCTACAAGATCCGCAGGGCCGCCGAGGCCAGCCTCCGGCGACTGCAGACCGATCACATCGACCTGTACCAGATGCACCACGTCGACCGTTCGACTCCGTGGGACGAGATCTGGCAGGCCATGGAGCAACTCGTCCGCGAGGGCAAGGTCACCTACGTCGGCAGCAGCAACTTCGCCGGCTGGCACATCGCCACTGCCCAGCAGGAAGCGAGCAAGCGGCACTTCCTCGGTCTCGTCTCCGAGCAGAGCCTGTACAACCTCAACGCCCGCACCATCGAGCTCGAACTGATCCCCGCCTTGCGCCACTACGGCCTGGGCCTGATCCCGTGGAGCCCCCTGGGTGGCGGCCTGCTCGGCGGCGCCCTGCAGAAGGCCGACAGCGGCCGGCGCTCGTCTCCCGACTTCCTGGCCACCGTTGAGCAGTACCGGCCGCAGCTCGAACGGTATGAAGCCCTGTGCGCGGACCTCGGCGAGCGACCCGCAGACATCGCCCTCGCGTGGCTGTTGCACAACCCGGCGGTCGCCACCACCATCGTCGGGCCGCGCACTCCCGAGCAGCTGACCGACTCGTTGCGAGCCCCGCACCTGTCCCTGTCACCGGAGACCCTCCGTACGCTCGACGAGATCTGGCCGGGCCTCGGCGGTGAGGCTCCCGAGGCGTACGCCTGGTAGCCCGGCGAGCAAGGCGGCAAAGCGGCCGCCTGACCGGGTATCGCGTCGCCGAGAACGACGTCCGACGCTCTGGCGGCCGCCCTACAGCTGCACCTCGCCACTGCAACGGGCCCATCAAGGAGGACAGAATGCGCCAGCGCATACTGGGGCGCGACCTGCGAGTCTCTGCCATCGGCCTCGGCGCCATGGGCATGTCCCACGGTTACGGCCCCAACCCAGGTGACCGCTCAGACATGATCGCCGTGCTTCGCAGCGCCGTCGACCGCGGAGTCACCTTTTTCGACGCCGCAGAGGTGTACGGCCCCTACGCCAACGAGGAGCTCGTCGGACAGGCCCTTGCCCTGGTGCGAACGCCACACCGGGACAGGTCGCGCTCGCCTGGCTGCTTGCCCAGCATCCGTCGATCGTGCCGATTCCCGGAACTCGGCGGTCGACACGTAGCAATTCCACGAAGCGAGTCGCGGGGGATGGGCCACTGCTTCGACGGCACCCACCCGCGACCAGTCCGTACTTGGCCTGCGGCCGCACCGGCAGTGAGCCGGCCCCGGGGGTGACCACCGGGCTCGGACACAGCCATGCCTTTGCACCCTGACCATGTGAATCTGCCGCTTCTCACCCCCACGCACGGGCGAGAAGCGGGCCAACCTGTCCAAAGCGTTGAGACCAGTGAGGTACACACGATGAAAGTGATCGCCGTCGAAACCTACGGTGGCCCCGAGGTACTTCACCCGGTCGAGCTGCCGGACCCGCATCCCGGCCCCGGGCAGGTACGCATCCGAGTACGCGCCGCCGCAGTCGCTCCGGTCGACGCGATGCTCCGCACCGGTCTGCTGGCCGACATGAACGCCGGGCGCACCCCGCCGTTCGTGCCCGGGATGGAGGTCGCCGGCGCCGTCGATGAGGTTGGCGACGACATCGACCCGGCTCTGGCGGTCGAGGTCGGGGAGAAGGTCGTCGGGTTCGTGGACAACCTCGGCACGCACGGCGGGTACAGTGACTACGTCGTGCTGCCCGCCGCGTCGGTCACCCGCATCCCCGAGGGGGCATCCGCACCGGAGGCGGCGAGCTTCATCAACAACTCGCTGACCGCGCTCAACGCGCTCGACGCCCTGAAGCTCCCCGCGGGTGCGACGCTGCTGGTCACCGGGGCGGCCGGCTCGGTCGGCGGCTACCTCACCCAGCTCGCCCACCACGCGGGCCTACGGGTCATCACGATCGCCGGTCCCGGTGACGACGACCTCGTCCGCACGTTCGGCGCCAACGAGGTCGTGCACCGAGGGCCGCACGCCGCCGCAGACGCCCTCGCCCTCATCCCGGGCGGGGTGGACGCGGTCGCAGACGCCGCCTTGCTCGGCGACGACATCGTCGACGTGATCCGCGACGGTGGACAGTTGGCCACGTTCCGGCCCTACCACGGGGAACCCGGCCGGGGAATCCGCGTGCACGGGCTGAACGTGCGGCAACGCGCGACCGACCATGCCGCGATCACCCGTCTGAGAGACCTCGTCAACGAGGGTGTCCTGACCATGCGGGTCGGGCCGGTATTGCCCGCCGCGGATGCCACCGAAGCGCATCGGCTCCTGGACGCCGGCGGCGTACGGGGTCGCATCATCCTCGAGTTCCCCATCCCCTGACCCACCGCCCAGAACGAAGGAAGGCATCACCATGCGCGCCTGGCCCACCGAAGACATCGACCGCCTCGCCGCTGGCGACGACCTGCACATCGCCCCGTTCCGACCCGATGGGACCACCACCGGGACGCCGACCTGGATCTGGTCGGTGGTAGTGGACGGGCGCCTGTTTGTGCGGGCATGGAACGGGACCCGCTCCCGCTGGTACCAGGCCGCGATAACTCAGCACGCCGGGCAGATCACCGCGGCCGGCACCACCTATGACGTCGAGTTCCAGCCTGCCGACACAACGATGAACGGCCGTATCGACACGGCCTACCGGACCAAGTACGCCGGCAGCAGCTACCTGCCGCCGATGGTGTCCGCCGGCCCGCAGGCCGCGACCGTCGAGATCACCCCGCGCGCCGGCTCCGCATCCTGAGCAGGCTACCGACGCCCTCCATCGACTGGTGTGAGAAGGAACTGCTTCCGTGAGATCCATGCTCCTCCCGCTCGTGTTCGCCGCGGCGTTGCCGCTGCTGCTTTCCGCATGCAGCTCCGCCTCCTCCGACGGCAGCGGCGCGGCTACTTCGTCGTCGTCCACCCCGCCGTCATCAGCTGCATCGGCCCCCACTTCCAGCGCTTCCGCCGTAACCGATCCCGACGACTCTGGGGAGGTTGCCGACACGATCGTGCGATTCACCGCCGGTGACACGTCGGTCGACGTCACCATGGAGGACAACCCGGCCGCTCGGGACTTCTTGTACTCCAGCACCCACGCCGAGGACTCCCTCGTACTCGGCAGCTACGACGCCACGATCGACGAGCTCGAACAGCTCGAAGGACGTGACGTCACCGTGGAGGCCATCCCGTGAACGACCAGGCGACACTTCCCCTCGGTCACCACTCGGCCACAAGCCCAGCGCGACGCGTCGGGCCGGCACTGTCCACACTTCTGATGCTGCTGACCGTGTTCGGCCCCATCTCGATGGACCTCTACCTACCAGTCCTGCCCTCGCTGACGAGCGAGCTTGGCGCAGCCACCTCGGCGGCGCAGTTCACCCTGACCGCCTGTCTGATCGGACTCGCTGTCGGGCAGATCATCGCCGGGCCGCTGTCGGACCGGTTCGGGCGCCGCACACCGCTGCTCATAGGGATCACCGCCTACATCGCCGCGTCCGTACTGTGCGCGATCAGCCCCAACCTCGTGACCTTGGTGATCGCCCGGCTCGTGCAGGGTCTCGCGGGCGCGGTCGGGATCGTCATCGCCCAGGCAGCCGGCCGGGACGTCTATGAAGGCGGTGCCCTGATCCGTTACTACGGGCGTCTGACCGTGCTCGGTGGTCTCGCCGCGATTGTCGGCCCCGTCCTGGGAGGGCAACTCGCCCGGATCACCGACTGGCGCGGCATCTTCCTCTTCCTCGCCGCGATCGGAGTACTGCTGCTGGCCGCCACCCTGATCATCTTCGGCGAGACGCTTCCCAACGATCAGCGCACCCGTGGCGGCATGAAACAGACCGGCCGCGACTTCCACCGTCTGTTCTCCGACCGCCTCTTCGTTGGATCGGTGCTCATCGCCGGCCTGACCTACGCCGCCCTGTTCGCCTATCTGTCCGGAGCGACCTACATCCTCCAAGGCACCTACGGGCTTTCCCCGCAGGCATACTCAATCGCGTTCGGCGCTAACTCCGCCGGGTTCATGATCTTCGGCTACATCGGCGGCCGCACTGCCGAGCGGTGGTCCGAACGCGGCACGCTCATCGTCGGCATCGCCATGACCGCCATCGGCTCCCTCGGGCTCCTCTCGACCGGACTGTGGAACCTGTCCTTGCCCGTCGTGCTCGTCTCCTTGTTCGTTCTCGCTTCCGGCGTCGCGTTCG is a window from the Streptomyces luomodiensis genome containing:
- a CDS encoding aldo/keto reductase, whose translation is MRQRILGRDLRVSAIGLGAMGMSHGYGPNPGDRSDMIAVLRSAVDRGVTFFDAAEVYGPYANEELVGQALALVRTPHRDRSRSPGCLPSIRRSCRFPELGGRHVAIPRSESRGMGHCFDGTHPRPVRTWPAAAPAVSRPRG
- a CDS encoding NADP-dependent oxidoreductase; amino-acid sequence: MKVIAVETYGGPEVLHPVELPDPHPGPGQVRIRVRAAAVAPVDAMLRTGLLADMNAGRTPPFVPGMEVAGAVDEVGDDIDPALAVEVGEKVVGFVDNLGTHGGYSDYVVLPAASVTRIPEGASAPEAASFINNSLTALNALDALKLPAGATLLVTGAAGSVGGYLTQLAHHAGLRVITIAGPGDDDLVRTFGANEVVHRGPHAAADALALIPGGVDAVADAALLGDDIVDVIRDGGQLATFRPYHGEPGRGIRVHGLNVRQRATDHAAITRLRDLVNEGVLTMRVGPVLPAADATEAHRLLDAGGVRGRIILEFPIP
- a CDS encoding DUF2255 family protein → MRAWPTEDIDRLAAGDDLHIAPFRPDGTTTGTPTWIWSVVVDGRLFVRAWNGTRSRWYQAAITQHAGQITAAGTTYDVEFQPADTTMNGRIDTAYRTKYAGSSYLPPMVSAGPQAATVEITPRAGSAS
- a CDS encoding multidrug effflux MFS transporter, translated to MLLTVFGPISMDLYLPVLPSLTSELGAATSAAQFTLTACLIGLAVGQIIAGPLSDRFGRRTPLLIGITAYIAASVLCAISPNLVTLVIARLVQGLAGAVGIVIAQAAGRDVYEGGALIRYYGRLTVLGGLAAIVGPVLGGQLARITDWRGIFLFLAAIGVLLLAATLIIFGETLPNDQRTRGGMKQTGRDFHRLFSDRLFVGSVLIAGLTYAALFAYLSGATYILQGTYGLSPQAYSIAFGANSAGFMIFGYIGGRTAERWSERGTLIVGIAMTAIGSLGLLSTGLWNLSLPVVLVSLFVLASGVAFASPPTTSLALADYPELAGTASSVLGCARFGLGGVAAPLVGLGGAQAVLPLGIVTVASIGLGVGAHVVFVGALRAVSTAPAPSTPRCCTW